DNA from Alnus glutinosa chromosome 2, dhAlnGlut1.1, whole genome shotgun sequence:
tttcaacttctcgccacgtgtcaaccgctgaggttgacacgtggcaccacataaaaaaaaattaaaaattaaaaattaaaaattaaaaagtacaaaattaaaaaaatgattaaaattaaaaaaaaaaaaaaaaaaaaaaaaaaaaagaggggtggctgagccaccccccttggccaccatgggggtggccggccacccccattttggccaaggaggtggcccagccccggtctgggggtggccgaaccacccccatggccctagggggtggttcggccaccccagaccggccagaccggccaagggagTGGccgggccacctccttggccaaaatgggggtggtccctcttttttttttttctttttctctttttttttcattttttttaattttaatcatttttttaattttgtaatttttaatttttaaatttttttttatgtggtgccacttgtcaacctcagcggttgacacgtggcgagaagttgaaatttggacgagaaatctgacaggtactacctagggtttttttcttccaaattcaggtactacctgtgatacgaaatgaaactaaagtactaaatttaaaaacacgtaaaactcaggtacctctggggtatttaacccaaaaaaataaaatacaataaaataaaatctattttatattttacccCCTTTTTCCTGTGAGCTAGTGAGACTCCAATAGTTTGTTTTATGGCTTACTACTTCACTGGAGGTCCATGCCTCTAGTGGTTGATTTAGACACGCATAAACTTTTGATTTGTTAGATGTATTTAATTatatctttcaaaaaatttgctTGTTCGGAGTGGTATGGTATCAAAACCTAaagcattttgaaacaaaaatcacTAAATTTTGTGCTAAACCCATGAATTTTGCTTGATGAAGATCCTATGTTCGTATTGTTTGAGGTTTCTAGGTGGTTTAAGCATGGTTATGTAATAGCATGGTAGACTTAAATAGCAGCTCCAATAATTGGGACCATGTTACAAGTATTTAGCAATGCCATTGTTTTTATGCTCATGACATTCTAGGTGCTTTGGCCAATGGTACATAAAGAAGTTGTATGGGTAATTATTGCAGTAGCAGTTGTGGGTGCTCTTTGGGTCATGTAATGTATTTTGAAATTCTGAAGGTCAGGAGATGCATGTTGTAGTTGTTGAAATTCTGAAGGAAGTGGATTTCAATACTGTAATTAAGTAGCGCTTTTATGCAGCATCAcacaaattgatttgtttaagttttgtcatgtcatttaaaaatataCTGTATCACATGCAGGAAACTTCATATGATATTTTCAGGCTACTTGGTGTTTAGCCTTCGTTTATTTATGGTGATGAAGATGGATGTAGAAGGGACTGAATTTGATTTGACTCCAAGGTTGTTTGAGACCAGGGCAATTTGTTTGATCAACGAGATATTTCTATAATCTCATTACAATAGGTGGCAGAAATGTTGCCCTGATGAGAGAAGTCCCAAGTATGAGAAAACCTATGGCTAATGCTTGGAGCTTTTCACTTCTTTGAGGCAAAGTGGGGTTCTTGTTCATCAGTGGTGGTAACAGCAACTACACACATTCTCTTatgaaatcttttttctttgtttttaacaGTTGAAATGTTgtagttttcttgttttttagaTTTTGATGTCAAGGGTTTTAgctgaaaatgaaattttttttgttcattgttCTTCAATTATTTAAGGTGCTTATAATGTGAACACAATTTGAAAGTGCTTTCTTCTTTGATTGAGCTTTAGATTTCCTTATAACATCCATTTTGGTCATTTATAAGAATGCTATTTTCTGCATTATATTACTCATCTTACCGTCTAGGAATTGGTGTTAAAGTATCATATCCTTTGATGAGGAGGCTAGTTGTTGGTGttttctttttgagttttagtGACTATGTAAATTATGAACGTCTGTTTCCTTAAATATGCGTATGCCAGTATTTGGAGGAACTAACTCGCATCGGTATGCCAGTAAAAATAACtaggaaaacaaaattaatgaaattaatttttatttatttatttattttatatttagagTCGAGTTTTCATATAAAACAACTCTAACTTTTGGAGTCGTTTTAtccctaaaacgactccaactgttagagtcgttttaccaaaatgatacaaattgtttagagtcgttttaaatgaaaacgactccaaatatTCGGTgtcatttttattacaaaacgACTCCAACATATTAGAGTTGTTTTGGTTTAAAATGAATCCAAgcagttggagtcgttttagacCTAATTGGAGTCATTTTAGGTCTAAAACGAATCTAACCTAGAATTAATATGCAACATGTTGAGTCATTTTTATGCCCACAAACGACTCAAAACTCTTGGTTTTTTGTAGTGCTGGCTCCTAGTTTTCACAGAAACTAGAATGTGATTAAAACTCATGTCTTACACTTACGGAAATATTAATGCTCGGGCAAATTAAACTTGTGCCCAACATTTCTATGGACGTTTTTTCTACATGTTCTGAGTTTCATATGTGATATGTGCACGCGCATATGGAAACAAGTTTTTCATTGACATCTCACATCTTCGCCACACATTCATGTTTGTAATTGATAGAGAAGGGTCTATCTCTCATTGAATTAAACAGGCTCTATTATCACTAATACGATTCGATTTTTTGCTTTAACGTCTGGGGCTCCGTGCCCATCGCCGTATTGGTATGTGCATTGGGCAATCCGAGCAAGGTTGATTGCTGTTACCACTAAACCTTCTCCAAATGGAGAATCAACTACTCGCTCTTCATTCATCTTTTTCCAAGTCCTATCAATCATGTTACGGATGTGTTTCTCAGCAACTTCCTCAGAAACACCAGTTTCACGCATGTAGCAATGGATTGAATTTGCAGTTTCACCTCTCTTCAACTCTCCCTGTATTTCAAATAAACAACTAAATATGTTAGTGTGAAGTGGTTGTTCCAATATATAATGATGATATAGACCTTAAAATTCATTTGACACAAAAGACACTATGAAATGCTGTAAAAAAGAAATACCGCTGAAGTACTCAAATCATTGCAAAGTCGAAAAATAATTGATGGCCAACACAAAAGGTCGTGGTGTTTTTCTAAGCCCTCAAGTGCTTCCTTTGTGAACTTTTGATTCAAGAAAAAATAAGCATGAACAAGGAAGACCACCCCCGAAACGGATACCCAGCCATTGTCAATATAGTCTTTAAAGATTGGCATATCTTTGTTGTGACACCACTTTGCTTCTTGTAGGAATGCTTTGCAAAGATCAGCCCACTAACATAAAAGAAGAAACTCCAAAATTATTAGATttaatatttcaaacaaaatgcaattcatgtaaaaaaagaaaaagaaaaatatagaatGGCTACTTTTACCGCTTTTGTTAGGTATGGAAGGATgttttctcctttctccttAAGAGTGTCATATACCATCTCATTAACAGTGTTGTAGAGAGCTAAGAAGCATAACTTCATATAGTGTGGAAGATTTTTCAAGGCACTAACATCCCATCTGAAAACACAATCAGgaaattaaaattatgatttgctTAATTGCATAACATAAAAGAAGTAAGAGATTCCATGTCAATTCATCCAATTAAAGAAAAGGGATTCCATGTCATTACAAAAtattgttcttttcttcttcttttttcggGAGGGGGATGGGGAtcggaaggggaaggggaagagCTAGCTATTAAGTATTAACCTTTCAACAGCATCTGTAAACAGCTCTAGTTCGTCCAAGGTACCAtaaatatcatagacatcgtCAATGGTGGTTACAAGAGCAGCCACTTTTGTTAACCCTTTACGAAGATTACTTAATTGAGGTTCAGAGGCTATTCCAACTGTCCAAAAGAAGCATTCCACCAGTCTATCTCTAGTGAAGCTCAAGTTGTTTGCCAGACCCATTTCTTCCCACCACCTAAATGGCATAGGCCAGGTGAAGCCAAATAAGTTTCGGCTTAACATTCAAGCCATGGCAAAGTCAATTTTCATCTTTTAACAGAAGACTGCCTTAGTGATGTGAATAAATACATCAAACAGTTCTTACCTTGACATATCTTGAAGTTCTCTTTGAAACACCGACTGCACTATGTTAAAATCCAACTTTGCAAGTTCAAGTAGAAGAGAATTTGCACCTTCCCTCTTATTGTATGCCTCAATATACCACCGAGCTTCTAGCCTTAGCATTCTACGGTGCAATGGAACCTCCAATGCATGATTAACTTGTTCTGCCATGCTTTTGCTCACATCTCCTTTGAGTTCCTTGAGATGCATTCTTGTGAATGCCATGGCCTCTTCCAAGACGTTTTCTCCTTCAAAAGCAAGATAAGAAGCTTCATATAGACCCAACATTCCTTTGACATCCTTTCTAAGGCATTCCTTGAAATTGCCATTATGGTCCTTGAAACTGTTAAATACATCTGTGTTTAATTCATACAAATATGTTATAATTAAGATGACCATTCGTACCATCAACATGGGAAATGAAATcattttaattcatccaaaaaaaaaaaaaaaacttagagaATTAGCATATATGATATCAtagaaggtatatatatatattaccttgAGAGACATGATATCCTTGTTGTCTAAGGAGCCTAAAGCTTAGAGCAGTAGCATGGAGACTCTTCTCAATTCCTTCATTACAGCATTTTGAAGATGCGAAGTTGTCAAGGGCTCTTGTTATGTCCCTCACAAATCGGTATCCCAAACCTAATCGTTGAATATCATCAATCAGTTCAAGTGTTTCCAATAGGTCCGCATTTTCATTAGTAATCATACTTCTCACATCCTCCTCCAGCTTCTTTGCCCTATCTTTGTATCGTTCATCCTGCATAATCACAATTTgagataaatatttatatatagcgtacgacgttggtgatttttttcatcttattattGTTCAAATATAGTCTCTTAGTAGTTATAGACAAACATTTTTCGACTTTAGAAGGAGAAATAAAGGGAGGGGGGGTTTGAGAAATGTGCATGGTTAATTACCGCATAATCATTCTTCAAGGACTGCACAAAATCATAACTCCATAAGCTTGGCTGGTAATTGGTGGATTTTCTTTGATAAACTTGTAAATGGGAAGTTGGTATAGTGGCAAAGCATCGGAAGTAGTGATGCCCACATTTGTGGTGGAGAAGAAGAGGTCTCTTCTTTGTAATGGGATATTTTGGAAAATTATGAGGCAAGGAGAAATTGTGGGATAAGGGGAATAGGTGGATTAGTGACATGAAGCTTAAGATATAATTTGCTTATGATTTCCATAGGAAGGCGTGAAGCTCGATCTATATATCTGTAGGACCTCAATAATTTGTGAGTGAATGTCCTATAGGGAACATATGTACTAGGTTAATTATTAAACCTAGGATTTTTGTGTATGCCTCCTCATCATGTAAATCCATTATTGTCAAGTAATGCATAAAGTATATTCATTCTCTCACTGGCTATACATAATTTACCAGCTTTATTTTGTAACgagtatttttgtttgaataaaaataaaaagtgattgttgtgatattaaaaataaaaaaattataatattctaaagttaaaaaaagaaaaaaaaagaaagagagtaaaagtaaaagtaaaagtaaaggTAAAAATCTTTGCAAGGCACGCCTTAAGAGTTCAAAATGAGAGTTTATGTAGAACAAAGGTTTGGAGTGGACAAAACGATTGTCATTTACTCGTAGAAGGTTTGAGAGGGACAAACTAGGGGTGAAAAAGCGGTTATCAAAAGTTAACAACCACCGGTTGGaggttataaccgctaaccctttttttctttttctttttctttttcttttttttggccttttgtgtTGGATCTGTTTTGGACTTTTTTTggccctattttttttttttagttttcagtTTTCAAAGCTTTAAATGTAtgatacatattttttttgttggtgtcAAAATGTCTATATATTATGAGTGgtaatattagtttatttaCTTGACAatcatataaatgaaaattcataATCCATGAAAATTCAGAACATCAAAAAATCAACAACCCAAAACAATTATATCTATAGTCCACACCCACACTCaacatataaatgaaaaaataatcaaaCCCAACATAAACACTTTCACTTCCACTTCCACTTCCACTTCCATCCACTTTCACTTCCACTTCCACTTCCACTCAAGTGGATtcaaacaaatacaaacaaataaagTTTAGTAGAGAAATTTAATCAATAagacaataacaaaaaaaaaaaaaaaaacgacgaTATGACTCTCATTTGGCCTTCTAGCAAAATCCTATAGAGATAACAACAAGAAatattataaacttaaaaaaattgacaaactaAGCAATTGTATTGTAATATAAATAACATGAAAAGTCAAAAAATGATAACCTTCCTCTAGACATTAGATGTTTCAGTCCTTGAATTTGAAGGTTGATTGTGAAGCTCATCTACAATAgaaaaagtttgagttaaataaataatgaaaatgaagtgaaatgaatttataattaattaatccaTAAACATTTACCATGCTCATCATATCTTTCCATAAAGTCTTCCAACTCTTCCTCATTGTTGATTGAATGGTTCTTTAACCAATCTTGTGTGCAAATCAAGGCATCAACGGTAAGTAGAGACAATAAACTCCTAAAGGGATCCAATACTGAACAACCAAATTTCTTAAATTGTTCGAATCATACTTCATGAATCCCATTTGGTTACCACTAGTGCCTTCTACCGTTTTCTTAAATGACATTTGCAATAATGTTTGGGCAATTAGAGGTAAGGTGGGTCATCATGGGTGAAGTGTCATTTCTCTTACAGTGACACCCTATCAACCTATTGCAGTGATTGCACATAACTTTAAGGTTCTCCTTGTCTACTGATTCCACTCTTTTGAAGTGATTCCATACAATGAATTGATTCACAGGTGGTTTTTATATTGTAACTGTTATACTGGAGGGAAGATACGGGGATTCCAACATTTACAGAAAAATGTGTTTCAGGATTGTCCTCTACCATAACAGGATTGGTTGCATAACTAAAGTGTCCTCCAATGTTATTAGATAGATAATAAAATATAgggataattaccttttcctcccataaactaccaccatcttccaacatgcccccatgtaaaacggcacatgacccgttgaccatttgttttaacccctttgactgacggaaagaggaaaaatggttgtctttggtagttgaatgctctattttgatcgagttggtagttcataggggcatagcgcattttttggtagttcatagggggaaaaggtaattaccccaaaaatatatttaacaatCAACCAGAAAAACATATTAGATACAATCTATTCTAATAATAAAGTCCTAATTTCTGCATTTTTCAAGACAggtagttttgttttatagtcCACATATCAATTCAAAAATACTGAAAGAAAGTAAAGCAAGATCAAAGAccaaaaaagttaaagaaattatgtCAAATTAGTATTACCACAGAATCGACTAGGATAAATTTGGTTAACATAGTTTTGGACTTACTGTATAACCATATCAAATGGGTACAACCTGGAGTTATAATTAAAGCAAAGAGAAAAGGCCAGCGTGCACATACACACACATGTTACCAAGAATTAATATTACCAATAAGTAAATTAGTCATGACGAGTAAACACCTCAAATAGACCCAAAGAATTGACTAGAACTGCAATCGGCTAAGAGGGTGCAGGAACTATGCTAAATTAAATATCCTTAATTAACATGTGATTATCTTAAGTGAGTACAAAATCAACTTAGAACTAGTGTTACTTACAAGTAAGCACCATAAATCGACGCAAAGAATTGACTTAAACTGAAATTGCTAAATAAAGTGCACCACTTGGCTAAATTTCCTGCAGTCCACATGCTACTGACAAGTGAATTAGTCTCGATGACAAGTAACTACACCATGCAGACCCAAAAGACAGCATTTTGATACAGAAATCAACCCCAAAAGCTTTAATCTTAAAGCCCCCCAAAACTCCAATTTAGCACCAAACACAAACAATCAAACCGACCCAAGTTCACAATCCCAATACCCACAACAATTACGTACACCCAACTCTCTACCATTTTTCTTTCGATCGGCcacaccaaaaagaatcaatcCGAAACTATTATCCATATTCTAACCATAACTTGGGACCAATTCGTAACATCCAAAAAGATAGGGACAATTTCCATAATCTATTAGCAattaacttcatcataaaatGGGTACATCAAAATCATCCATTTAAGCTCAACCCAAAAGATTCAAACAACCATTCCTCAACAATCAAATTAAACGAAacatcaaaaataataaataaataaacgaaaCATCATATAGTCTTCAAAAAATCAATTAAGCTCGTCAACATACAAAACCCAGATAGATCTTCTTCAAAACTTAACATTAAAGCATAAAAACCCAACTAACCCAAGAGAGGAAACAGAGAGAGAATGGAGATTCAGCCTTGAACTTAAAAGATATGCAATCAGTTGATACTTGGATGCAGGGATGCGCAGTTCGGCGAGGGAGAGGAGGCAATGCGGCgacgagagaaagagagagagagaaatgagttcGATGCTGGCGACGTGAGAGAGAGGTTGAGAGTTAGATGGAATAAGAGAATGAGATGAGACTCAAgggtgttttttgttctttagggtttagggtgaaataacctctggggtggctcgcaggccacccccaaacacctatttttttaaaaaaataaaataaaataaagttttagttttttttagtcttttaattttttttaattttttttttttagtttttttgttttttaatagttttaattgaaaaataacacatgGCATGAGTATTATGtgcatattttgacaaaatgagcattttttgaaacattttggtagtttggagggccagaGTCCAAACGTTAGTAATTCGTTGGGCTACTTGCAAAACAGCCGACAGTTTGAGAAcctaaactacaattttttccttaattaaattATGACAGTTATAGTTACCTATTTAAGTCAAAGTCTTTTAATTATCTATTATTTATAGTACTGCCATGCAATCTTTAATTGAGTCCTTGTAGGAGTTGATCTATAAGTCCTTGTAGGAGTTTATCTCCAAGCCTTTTAGTTTAAATCATGTAATCATCATCAATTAATAAAGAGTTAAGCAGAATTAATCACAAACCTtatgtttgaaaatatttaagttCCTCATAATCTATAAGGTATAGTTCCcttaaaacctataaaataaacACGAAATCATTCCCTTCAGAACAAACTAACAAAAGCAACCAGTTTGAAATAAATCCTTTATCAAAAATGATGGACCCAATACCACAACATAAATGTGACTCTCAAAACTGGAAACATAAACTTCGCAACATTTGTAAAGGTTTTGATAAGATGAAAAAGAAGTCTAGAAAATGACATTCTCTAAGCCTTGTCAGCTTTAGCAGCCGTGGCAGCAGCTTGTCCACGGAGCCGACCAGTCCTCCTTGCTGCAATAAGACCAACCTTTTGCCCGGGAGGAGCATCTCGGCGAACGGTACTTGCATGCCCAATATGCTGATGGTTACCACCACCATGAGGATGCTCCACAGGATTCATGGCAACACCACGAACCTTGGGCCAGCAGTTCCTCTTCACCCTGAATTTGTGATAGGCATTTCCAGCCTTCAACATGGGCTTCTCAGTCCTGCCTCCACCAGCAACCTGACCAACCATAGCTCGGCAATTACTTGGAACAATCTTCTTCGAGCCGGAAGGAAGCTTGATTCTAGAGGaatacccaaaaataaaaaataaaataaatcaagaaCCATCAAAAAGAAATAGTAGTATGGTGTCTTTAACAATCAACACCAACAAATCCCATCTTATTTGATATGCCAATTTATCCAACACTAGAGTAAAAAGGCTTAAAACAGATTGTGAGATAACTGTGATGCAAACGAAACGCATAGAATGTCAGTAACAGCTAATTGCTTATAAGAACAGAGTATACATGTTCCCAACTCTAACTAGAGTTACCGACTGATGCATTCCCAAATACAATCCTAACTAGCCAACTACAAACAAAGAATGTCGTCAATTTTTTCTCAGGCATCAATTACTCAATATAGAATGAATGTTACACAGCAAAATCTGCATTAGAACAGCAAATCATTCCACAAGTTGATATGAAAGCTTACCAGCTACATAGCTAACTCACAAAACCAAAAACTCAAATACTGCCTTATCAAACTTAGGACCCACCAACCTGCACTTACAGGATTTTTCAACTTTTGATTCATTTTGGAATCTATCAAAGAGTCATTAAAATTCAGAGCCTTTGACtgtaaaaatttataatatttaaaagtgaCGTTCTCAGTTCTTCAATAACGACCTCTGCCTCACATAAGATAAGCATCAAGCAACAATTAAGGACTAAAATTCCATCTGTAATCCCAAAATCCTCTGCCCCCGTGATTGTACATTGAGGCATAGCTTTTAAACAGAGAAAACCGAGCAAAGTCATAACAACCTGATCACATTATTAATCCCAAccatcaaccaaaaatatacgtacaaaccaaaacccactaacaagaaaaaatcacaaatccaaataatCATGAGTAAACATTGCCCACAGCAAATCACCAGATTCGAACCCATCAAACcgaaacaacaaaaacccaaaaaatcagATTCAAAAAGCGAGAGGAAATCGCATATACCTGGTAGTCCCATTATCAGGGTTGTGACTGATCACAATGGCATAGTCTCCAGAGGCCCTAGCCAAGACCCCACGGTCGCCCACATGGTGCTCGACGTTGCACACCACCGCACCTTCTGGGATGGACGCGAGGGGCAGCACATTGCCGACCATTAGGTTGGCCT
Protein-coding regions in this window:
- the LOC133861345 gene encoding tricyclene synthase TPS4, chloroplastic-like — translated: MITNENADLLETLELIDDIQRLGLGYRFVRDITRALDNFASSKCCNEGIEKSLHATALSFRLLRQQGYHVSQDVFNSFKDHNGNFKECLRKDVKGMLGLYEASYLAFEGENVLEEAMAFTRMHLKELKGDVSKSMAEQVNHALEVPLHRRMLRLEARWYIEAYNKREGANSLLLELAKLDFNIVQSVFQRELQDMSRWWEEMGLANNLSFTRDRLVECFFWTVGIASEPQLSNLRKGLTKVAALVTTIDDVYDIYGTLDELELFTDAVERWDVSALKNLPHYMKLCFLALYNTVNEMVYDTLKEKGENILPYLTKAWADLCKAFLQEAKWCHNKDMPIFKDYIDNGWVSVSGVVFLVHAYFFLNQKFTKEALEGLEKHHDLLCWPSIIFRLCNDLSTSAGELKRGETANSIHCYMRETGVSEEVAEKHIRNMIDRTWKKMNEERVVDSPFGEGLVVTAINLARIAQCTYQYGDGHGAPDVKAKNRIVLVIIEPV
- the LOC133861762 gene encoding large ribosomal subunit protein uL2-like; this encodes MGRVIRAQRKGAGSVFRSHTHHRKGPARFRSLDFGERNGYLRGVVTEVIHDPGRGAPLARVQFRHPFRYKLQKELFVAAEGMYTGQFVYCGKKANLMVGNVLPLASIPEGAVVCNVEHHVGDRGVLARASGDYAIVISHNPDNGTTRIKLPSGSKKIVPSNCRAMVGQVAGGGRTEKPMLKAGNAYHKFRVKRNCWPKVRGVAMNPVEHPHGGGNHQHIGHASTVRRDAPPGQKVGLIAARRTGRLRGQAAATAAKADKA